From Anopheles darlingi chromosome 2, idAnoDarlMG_H_01, whole genome shotgun sequence, the proteins below share one genomic window:
- the LOC125950809 gene encoding uncharacterized protein LOC125950809 yields MNASIVVLTLTCLFKVALSTSLLPDGTGGQGASDLTNDGQASDDERINYITLNGNGYADNELASSSSSTTTPEDGDADGLTEGLLRWTASSEAQELVPRLLRMNPDLLDSLRAAIALDANMINRQNMDLSSDLLGSHQGVYDRLYGYAPLRSVYPKRAPTGFTGMRGRRVPSGFNGVRGKKSLSVYSWKNSAIQGGNQKSFKDGKRAPSGFLGMRGKKNFDMGPDQRWRMDDLIDNEQLKEYPNYLILDPTMGPSLHINSAPPKRVPNGFMGLRGKKDCC; encoded by the exons ATGAACGCATCGATTGTGGTGTTAACGCTGACCTGCCTCTTCAAAGTGGCCCTCTCCACTAGCCTGCTGCCGGACGGAACCGGTGGACAGGGAGCCTCG GACCTAACCAACGATGGACAGGCCAGTGATGACGAGCGGATAAATTACATTACGCTCAATGGCAATGGCTACGCTGATAACGagctggcgtcgtcgtcatcgtccacgACCACACCGGAGGATGGCGATGCGGATGGACTAACGGAGGGATTGCTTCGATGGACGGCCAGTTCGGAGGCGCAGGAACTGGTGCCACGCTTGCTACGCATGAATCCGGATTTGTTGGACAGTTTGAG AGCGGCCATTGCCCTTGATGCCAACATGATTAACAGACAGAACATGGACCTTTCGAGCGATCTGCTTGGG AGTCACCAAGGAGTCTATGATCGTCTGTACGGATATGCACCACTGCGAAGCGTCTATCCCAAACGAGCACCAACTGGTTTTACTGGTATGCGAGGACGAAGAGTTCCATCCGGATTCAACG GTGTCCGCGGCAAGAAGTCACTCTCGGTGTACAGTTGGAAGAACAGCGCGATCCAGGGTGGGAACCAGAAGTCCTTCAAGGATGGCAAACGAGCACCGTCAGGATTCTTGG GAATGCGCGGTAAGAAGAACTTCGATATGGGTCCGGATCAACGATGGAGGATGGACGATCTG ATCGACAACGAGCAGCTCAAAGAGTATCCGAACTATCTGATACTGGATCCAACAATGGGACCATCGCTGCACATTAACTCGGCTCCACCGAAGCGAGTCCCAAATGGTTTCATGGGACTCCGCGGAAAGAAG GACTGTTGCTAA